The DNA segment ctctggactctcccgtgttccaggctcaggttgaagatgcgctatagaggactccctagctccaacgcacaggccttcagcagtcgtggcgatactccatctggacccactgctttgctggcacgatgTCTCCTTAGCTctttgcttacctgggctgctgtaattgtgggtggggggaaaactctctcctatgctggtatcagcagaaggatgggtggaggatgcagtacaaTGAGataagagtgggttagggtggtcaaacctgttaaagaagttgttcatctggtttgctctttccacatctctctcgatggtggcaccccgcttcgagctgcagccagtgatgatcctcatcccatcccacacttccttcatgctgttattctggaacttctgctccagctttttcctgtactgctcttttgccgccctgagctggactcggacttccttctgcatgcgcttgagctcatgctgatcatcgcctttgaaagcccttttcttctagttcaaaaggcctttgatgtcacttgtaatccatggcttgttgttagcatagcagcgtactgttcttactggaactacaatgtccatacagaagttgatgtagtccgtagtgcagtcaacaacctcctcaatgttctcactatatgatccctgcaggatatcccagtccatagttccaaagcagtctctcagagcctgctctgcctcaggggaccacgtcctgaatgagcgtgtggttgtggGTAGCTCTCTCacccttggtttgtagtgaggctgaagcagaaccaggttatgatctgctttcccaagtgcaggcagcagggtggcgctgtatgcgtccttaacgtttgcctaaagtaggtcaatagtcttatttccccgggtgttacaatccacatactgggagaaggcaggtaatgttttgtccagcgtcacatggttaaagtctccagcgattagcacaagtgcctcggggtgctgtgtttgtagtttagcaacagcagaatggatgatgtcacccgctatctccacatctgcccgaggagggatgtacacaataacaacaatgacgtgtccaaactctctgggtaaGTAATAGGGATgtagacttacggccaacagttcgatgtccctgcagcaagtggagattttgacgtttacatctccagagttgcaccatcttgtattaacatagagagcgagtcctcctcctttccacttCCCACAGGcatttgcgtctctgtctgctctaactgtgctaaacctgggtaactccacgttagcatctgggatgttagttgttagccacgtttcacaaaaacacaacaaactgcattctctgtaggtcctgacatttttcaccagcgcagccagttcgtcagtcttatttggtagtgagttcacatttcccaggatcacagaaggcttgTATTGCCACTTTCTCGTTAGCTAAATCTCACATTTTTTTAGTATTGTAGTATGGATTTTACTCTCATGAaacttttaattgaaataaatgtttggaCTTGCAGTGGCTCTGCAaatgttattaaaagaaaaaaatttttgcACAGCATTTGTATGCCATTACACTGCTGATGTTCTGTGTgtgttgtgggttttttttatattaattagcCCAAACATAATACATTGATGTGTAAATCAACAATGACTAAGATCATACACGTTGGGATGACCCTGAAATAActaactttaaaattaaacaaaaactgttacTTTTCAAAATTTCTCCCGTGAGAGAGCAATTCATACCAATGGAAATATTGAacataattgaaaataattttccttttcttgtttactgtactgtatttataataaaaatgttttccttaGGATGCATGCCCTCTATCTGAATTTAGCTCAGAGCATTCTAGGATACTTGAAGAGCCATACTAATCAATAAAAGAACAACTCTGAAAACATAACGCATGACTTACATTCAGGAGTGTTAAAGGACCATGCAGGCACTGTAGACCTTAGTGGACTGTAGGGAATGCTGAGCGATTTAACGTGGTTAATTAAATTACcagttttgccttcagcaatgCTGGTAATCCATCTTAagaaaaggataaatgtctgtgtgtccgtctggttgctatgtctccatTACCCGCCATTCAGTACaggataaaatgcattactacaaatgtttgtgatgcaccatctgttggaatgacaaatgcaatgcattttacatatattttgaaacagacggtgcactgcaaacattaacactgaaggtctgtgttgattacttagatttcatcccATCTGCCCCGAGGGATGCTCCAGGGAGTACAGTGACACTGTTCACAAAATCCTAGATTAGATTAGTGTAACTGGTTTATGAAGGAAGGTGGGATCTCtcttgattggattaaagtcactccAGTTACAAAACCAGTGCCTTCCCATACTTgcattattttgtccatcacagtTGTTATTGATTTTTCAGCTGTTTGttttgcttgagtccattttgcaTCTTCTGGCTTAAGAAGTTTCAATAGCGGCCTCTGcagatgtcagttcaactctgatttacaccttcgTCATCAGATGTGGCTGGTCCTGGTTCAAAGAGTTTGGTCCCTTACTTTGGATTGCAAGCTGCATGTCTGTATCTCTATCAAATCTACTTTATTAATAACTTTGGTGGCAGTGCCCACTTTGCCCTACAGAACTGAGCTTAGCAGGTTGGTTCCATTTGAGGGTTGCAGGGGCCAAAGGCAATCTGAACAGGATTGGGCAAAAGGATGAATACAGGCCTAGGCGAGCCTCTAGTCCATCTCAAAGAtcactctctctcacacataaacacacacaccatattcacatactgtacaaatacAAATAACCTAAAAAGAATAATCCAAATTTGCTTGAGCATATCTGTTttgaattttcatgaaatgggagtTGTAAAGTTATTCAGTTATGATGAATGCTaaggaaaaacagaagtgaaaggaaaAAGTTATGTCCACGAGGGACCATTTTGGATATCAGATGAATGTGGCACTTTTATGCTAAATTAcagggtgaccagattttcaaagtcccaaactaGGACACTTGTGAAATATGTATGCCCACTCATAAAGcccatcctcatttgtttaatgcctgctttaaTTCATCATTATCAGAGAGGGATAAgggcatggggaaaaaaaacactttcacaaatggacAAATGTGATTCTTCACAGTGGCTGATGTGGAAACAAATAAGTGGTAGTACTCTGCTCTTGTCTACTTCTTGGTCTTCTTGGCAATGCTGCTGCAGTTTAACATAAATTCTTAAGCTTTATCAGTTGGAGTTTTAAGCACACTATTACACATAAAATTGTGACTCATTATATTCGGCAGATAATGGAGTTGTGAGGTTCGTTAAGTATAAGATAAATACTAAGTAAATGTTCATTTGCTCTGTGTGCACAACATCTTATATGCCACAGGGCATTTCACTCATATCTACAGgaccttttgttttccttgcttgcattttgtaCTTTTACGGTTAGGAAGATCAATTTTTATTACTTGTTGTGACTTGAAGAATGAGGAGGTGTCAAATACAGTACTGGTGCCCTGGTTCTTTTCTGCTTGCAGTGAAGCAGCTAGGAAGACTTTTATAAAGCAGATATACCTTGGTGATGCTGAGGTTTCCAGGGCACCCAGCTGGACATGCCAACAGAGGATTGCAGTCTTGCATCCTCAAGCAGCCAATAACTGCGAGTTCATACTTGTGCAGTCTGTCTGCTGGTATTTCATAAGcttgtattggggatctgtttgccatcagtaacAGCTATTGGAAGTGAAAAAGTGGAAAATATTCAAACTGTACAAGTTGGTGTAAACACTGTCATGTTAAAATTGAAACAGTGATTTGTAGTTTAAGTCACACAGGATGTTTCCATTTTAAGACAAAGACATGTTTGCAAATTTGCCAAAGCTTttcaatgagagattttgaaattttaaaattgtgtcaTCTGTTCAGGATATGTCAATGAAGTTGAACTTTCATGACAAATTTCCTTCAACAATGAGTGTGCTGAATTTCCACAAAATTGGCCCACCGGAGTGCATCGTGTTGTATGCGGGCAGACAGACATGACTGTCCCAATAAGCACATTACATGTGAACATACCTGAAAATGTGGCTGTATTTCATCCTGAGATTTTACTGTTGGTGGTTGCTTGAGTAGTTTTTAACAGCATTAACTTGCCactctatccattttctaacccgcttattcAATTCAGGTTTGTGTTGTGTTTGTGGTTTTCGTGGTGCCAGTGGACACAAGATGGAGGCCATATTATAACCTATGAAGTTACCTTGAAGCAATATTTTCTTCATTTGACTCAACCTGCTTAAAATTAGTCGACCCTTTGTCTCATTGAATATATAAAGCCTTTGTTTAGATGCAGTATGTGGCTGTTTTGAGTACTTGATAAATTAAATGACgctcttcttttttttcacttttcttacaGAGCCTTGTCAGATTGACGTCCAGCTTCATTTAGCATACAACTCTAGCAAATGCCAAATAAATTCTCCTAAGTCAGCTTGGAATGACAGCACTGAAGTCCTCCAAGCTACTGAGAACTGCATTGAGGGAAGTATTCCTCTCAGCAAACCTGTCAAAGTGTACATAATGCCTAAACCAGCCAGGCGCTGACAAGTCTTCATCCTCATAACGGAGACTTGGAAAACATACCAGACATAGCGTTGTTTTGTTTCTTgtaaattttgtaaaataaacttaAGTGGTTACTTTTTTCTAAACTTTCTTAATCATTGAATTGCTTTCTTAGAATCATAAAACAATGTGAGAGATGAAacatattaaaatcaaaatgctGTATTTTTAAGCACATTCCTGAAGTGAACTGTGACATTGGCTAAAGAGCATACACAGGCAGCTTTAGCAAGAATCGGCCTTACAGAAACAATGAGATGACAAACGCATGGAGAGCCTGGGCACTGAGTTTTATTGCTGAAACATCACAGACGGTAAGCATTTGTGTGGTGATCACATTTAAAGAATTACCAAACAAAAAAGTCAACATGGACTTCTTTTCTCCTGTATGATAAACAATACTTTGCTCTCTCAATACCCTCGTTTATATTGTGGCCATTATATTctccacgcacacacacattttattcttaCATTAGCAGTGACAGaattaaatgaatgtttttcacTACACAGCACACTTCAttttgttcgtttttttttttttttttttatatccttttgCCCCTTGTGTTTGATGAGCCCAGCAATCTTTAAAGTGAAAGGGTTCGATTCTAGAATGTTAAATAATGTAACTTGACATTGCATGTTTACTGTGTAAAGTTAAATTCAAAGATGTCCCTTAGATCCTCACTTTACTCTGCCAGTGTAGGTGGCTGTTCTGCAGAGACATTAAATACACAGATCACTttgagaaattacattttttcagatacattaacaaactaaaaaaaatctaatgtgcATTTTGCTTGCCTTGAAATGAATTTTGATTTTTGCACATGCAGGAGATGTTTGTAAGcagcattttttcttttcaactcCTCAGCATGTTGAATGAAAGACCCCTCCGACTTTGTGACCCTGGCAAGCCAAATCATTGTACTCCTTGACCGCCTTCTCTGTCTGAAACACTTTAACATTCACTCCTTGCTTCTTTATATAGTCTAGTGTATTTACAGGCacctagtaaaagaaaaaaagaagacaacattttacaagttattaaaatgtattaattttgttgtttagGAATCTTCTCTtattaatacaataaaacaacTGCAGTAAATTTAACTTTCTAATtctgcaaagaaataaaaaggggAGGTGTATGGAAAAATATGGATAGTTGAACTGCAGTGTCCACAGATAGGAAATTCCTGAAATCTGAACAGAAGCGGCTAGATGAGGGTGATCTTGTGGGTGTTTGAACAACATGCCTGAAAtcgaaacaaaaaaaacacagttgaCCACATTTGGATTCTGCTGAGGAAAACACTTCCTTATGCCAGGCTTCATACTAGAAATGTCAAAAATGGGTTATGCTAAATTTTATTAGAATTGAGCAAGCGTTTCGGtgtgtttatatagatttttttttttttacctttgtttgtttttaagattttcatcatcattaTGATGACTCTGATTCTGCTTTTTCAAGTGTTCTGGTTACACTACAccggggtgggcagattcagtcctggagggccgcagtggttgcaggtttttgttccaacccagttgcttaattaaaaaacaatccttgtcaattatttaatttcatggcttgctagtgctttaactctgccatgtcaggtcattctcatatcctagatttattttcctttctaaggatatcatccaaatgatttgaagtctaaaacagatgagtaattctcagtgcttcacttttttctcttcactttccttccaagtattaaattaaaccaaatagtgcgtgataaatacacacaggtgtaaatgtaaaaacaagctaaatggagaaatgctggtctcttttgtcatttgcatgttattgctaattaggagcaattaaaaaccaagaagacagctgtttaagactaaaataagcaataagggttcaaaatcataacaagcgagacaactgaagtgaagctgaagtgttacttgagcaataagggcttcttattaagcaattgggttggagcaaaaacctgcagccactgcggccctccaggactgaatctgcccacccctacactacaaaaaaacttttgaaaaatgtttggtTTCCTGAAAAACTTTTAGTGACTCTGATAGACCGTTTCTAGCTGAACACAAAATCTACCTTAAGAGAGAATGTATCAAGTAGGAATTTATGGAaacattaaatgttgttgaaaacCGCatggatggtgcagtggtagtggcGCCGCTTTGCAACAAGGAGATTGCGGTTCATATCCTGAGTAATCCTTGCATAGAGTTTCCATGTTCTGTGCCTGTTcatgtggtttcctcccacagtccaaagttatAGGAGTTTGTGTTGTATTACTAGTAGTGGCACGACGTGTTCCAGCAGCAGGACAccgccatatttcaaagttgtttgtgtatgttaCAATCaacccacaagtcaatcaaaagcaatacagtgatccctcgctatatcacgcttcgcgtttcgcggcttcactccatcgcggattttatatgtaagcatatttaaatatatatcgcggatttttcgctggttcgcagatttctgcggacaatgggtcttttaatttctggtacatgcttcctcagttggtttgcccagttgatttcatacgagggacgctattggcagatggctgagaagctacccggcttacttttctctctctctctcttgcgctgactttttctgatcctgacgtagggggattgagcaggggggctgttcgcacacctagacaatacggacgctcgtctaaaaatgctgaaagattatcttcacgttgctaccttctgtgcagctgcttcctgaagcgacatgctgcacggtgcttcgcatacttaaaagctcaaagggcacgtattgacttttttatctctctctctctctgctcctgacggagggggtgtgagctgccgccttcaacagctttgtaccggcggtgcttcgcatacttaaaagccaaacagccatattgatttgtttgctagagattgttttctctatctatgtgacattctgtgctcctgacgcgcactcctttgaagagaaagatatgtttgcattcttttaattgtgagacggaactgtcatctctgtcttgtcatggagcacagtttaaacttttgaaaaagagacaaatgtttgtttgcagtgtttgaataacgttcctgtctctctacaacctcctgtgtttctgcgcaaatctgtgacccaagcatgacaatataaaaataaccatataaacatatggtttctacttcgcggattttcttatttcgcgggtggctctggaacgcaacccccgcgatggaggagggattactgtaatgctatttttACATGGACAAGTGTGTCTTCctttaaataaattgtttctatgttgtctgctcaatttaattagtaaaatatgcaaattccacatatGCTGAGTTTAATGAATTTGTTTTTATCAAAGATCCCACCTCCATTGAGCCACGTACAGTAAAGGGCTCAAGATGATTGGAGAGCTGAGATTCAGGGTTGTCTACGATTGGTTATTTGTATTACATGTCACAGCTCATCTTTATGCATCGTTATGCTCGAATCAGATTCTGACCACTGCTGAAGGACTTGATGCTATTCTTGCTTTGCAAGTACTGCCTATACTATAACTTTGAAGTGTCAAGgcgtgcagttttacagttcGAATGTCTTGGGATCAAATTACCATAGCCAGACGCCTGTCTGCTGCATGGCTTTCCTTGCAATTTCTCAAAAGGAAAGCCCTACATTTCTAAGGGTTACAATGATCTGTCCATCgttgttattttcctttttctcacCATTACAACAGAAATATCCTACTTGCTGTGGTGAAGTACTgtccacattttacttcaaaagGTGTAGCAACACAGTTGGGGTTATAAGTAAAGGTCTGGACACCTGTAGGAACTGCCAGCATCAACTCTCAAGGTTTAGTTAACTTTCATTGCTGCAGAAAAGctgtaagttgttttttttaaacctttgtcAGTTTATTGCTTGCCTTTGcaccatttcaggttattcactggaCCTGAAGTACTTAAATTTCAATTCACTGGACAAATGTCAGTATCTGAGTAGTTAATTGTAAGTAATCAGATCCATATAAATAGATAGAGCAGTGAGGCACTGTACAGACAAGAGAAAGTAAAGAGATACACAGAATGGTTCAAATATGAAGAACAAAGTCCAAGGGGGTACATGAATGGTGTGAAGGTGAGTGGGCCTAGTGCTGGAATGTGGGGTACTGCGGGGTGACAGCTACAAGTAGGCACAATGGCTCCTGTGCCACCTCCCAGAATGTAAAAGCGAGCAGCACGGACTCTGGGGTATGTCTGAGCCCAATGGCGCATGTTGCACAACAAATGAGATGAACCCACCGTCTGTCTCACTTGTTTCTTGCTTttacttacttttaatttttttttttaactcatcaaGACAGCATGAGCCAGTAAGAATTtccatctatttaaaaaaaaaaaaaagaaactgctccatttttttctgtgctaatttgttttgcatgttgtgcaaaatataCATCTTGATTGACaaactgacaaaacaaaacagttacGCATTTTCTTTAAGGCAGAATGCTAAGTACATGAAGCAAACATAACCAGAGGACTGACAACTAACTGATAATTCttaataagagaagaaaaaggaaaaaaaataaataaaagtcggCCTTGAGTCCTCCCCGCCCTAACCTAACATCTCTGggagaggagcgaaagctttagattggtcaaaaatttcaatctccagttttcaacagatCTCTCTGTTCTAGGTGTCCtgtgataccgaaaacatcaatatctcgatgatgggtgtgtgtcatcAGTTCCTTGAGAACAGTCTAGATCTAAAATGGTTAAGCCTGTTATGcaatgacgatgtgctgattagtttttgagccaaattgtgcaggAGGAAGAGGcattctagaggaaccctcaaataccgctACTCTGCAATTAATTGGGCATTCTTCCTGTCAGTTTCCACTGTGTGGTGGGTCAGTGCACACTCCCTCTCATCAACTGCTATCGTAAGAACCCATTTTATGATCAGGAAGATCAGCACGAGAGCGGTGAATAATAACTGAAgtgtttgggtaacttggttcatagggcgcaaagcctactgacactccagtcggaattgttccttttttttttttttttacttttacattggaCGAACTGATTCTTTCATGACACAGTAGACTATCTGACCAAAACATGAAggcttgtttattttatttgcaaagttaaataaaaactatACTGTGTTACTAGGCCATGTTTAAACCCAAAAGACAGCAAGTACTGAGAGTTGAATGTCAATTGGTATTTTTTGTGTTCCACTTTAAACACTGGTAACGCATTCTTATGTTTTATGTTCCCTCTAAACTGCATGACAATGTACCTATGGTGCCTGAAAGTCCACGGGGGACCACCACAGCACCAAAGACAGAATAAATTGACCTTAAACAGTAAGtactcaataaaataaataaaaattgaggGAACACTAGACGTGTGTCTGAATCCTCAGGTTGGGGACTGAAGGCTCAGTGCTTACCCCGTACCGTGTCTACATATAGATTCCAGTTGCCTGTTATTTTTAGTGACAGGACATTGTATTGtggcggcgcagtggtagagctgctgcctcgcagttaggagacctgggttctcttcccatatcctccctgcatggagtttgcgtgttctccccgtgtctgcatgggtttcctcccacagtccaaagacatgcagattaggtgtattggcgatcttaaattgtccctagtgtgtgtgtgtgtgtcctgcggtgggctggcgccctgcccgtgatttgttcctgccttgtgccctgtgttggctgggattggcaccagcagacccccatggccctgtgttaggatatagcgggttggagaatgactgactgacattgtaTTACTTAATGCAGTGTAACTGGCTTAAAGGGATTCAGTAACTGGCTGTGCTTTGCCCATTCTTTCAATAAACAGAGTATCTCATAATTCTCAAATCATAACAAAATAACTAATTCCTATATTTTTTACCTTGGGAGCTCCAAGCTGTCTCTGAGTAAGGAGGAGCAGGACTATAGAATTCTCGTATGGAAAGCAGACTTAGTTTGTACTGTGAGAGCtgttcttatttgtatttttccatatGACCCTTGACTTACAGGAACCCCTCGATTTTGCTTTCAATTTCTTTTTAAGGTCAGGTTTGTTATCACACGTACACAGTACTGTTCACGGTCTTCACAGTCAGGACACACGTTCCATTAAAATTGGGGTGGTATGGAGGTGCagcggttagtgctgctgcttcacatctCTCCAGCCGCGTGGCCAGACCCCTCTGAGCAAATACTTGGTTTCCCTcggtttgtttgtgttttctttgggCCTTCAACATCCGCCAACATCCCAAAAGCTTGCTGATTAGGCTGCAcgacaactctaaactggcaaTGCAGGAGTGTGATGGACACTCTTTTATGTAATGTGGAACAGGGATAGTTCTCTGGGACCTTGAACTGGAATTCATGGGTCAGGAAAGTTAAAAATTAAACTACAATAAAGTAGTAGCACAAAGTGTAGAATTATTCAGATGTACTGGGTGCAGATTGTGTTTCCCCCACCTGTAAAGCTTCGCTCATTCCACGTCCAATAATGAGAATCTCCACTCCTTTTCTCAAGACCTCGTCCAAGTCTGCTGGCTGCACTCCTGGATGGTGCTGAAAGGAGACATGATAAGCATTTACAATGgtgcttttttaaatgttgaattctattttgtttctattttcgTCTGCGCCTGTCTAACACCATGACAAGCCTTGAAATTCCCCAGTCATCCATCACTAAGTGGACAGTTTGATTTGATGTTCATTTGCTGTTTGGTAAGAAGCATCATCCCACAAATTGCCATCCCTCCTTAAAACACATTCTGCACCCCATTACTTTGTGTTATGTAATCTTTTTCTTTCATCAATTTTGTTGTAAGACTCAGACAAGGCTGTGAATTCTAGAATTGTACTCTttgccttttttatattataaactgTAGACTTTTCCATGTCACAAGTTTCTATTAGAACAGCACTGCTCTTCATTCTTTGCACACTACTAAGTTTATTGACTGTGGATGCCATTATCAAGGGTTTAAAAAATACGGACGTACAGTATGGACAGAGTGCACATGGCACAAATCCCGCTATCCCGGTTTGGTTGATCGTTTCAAAGTCGCATCTGCGTGGTATGTGCTGTTACTGCTGGAGCGACTGGGCCCTCACACACAAAAGGCTGGACATTCGCAGGTGGTGTGGAGTTCTGGACTGTAACTGGTTTTGCTGAATTAGCACACAACCTTAGGATCTGTCTTTGAAAATGCACCTTACAAAACTACCCA comes from the Erpetoichthys calabaricus chromosome 4, fErpCal1.3, whole genome shotgun sequence genome and includes:
- the aamdc gene encoding mth938 domain-containing protein, which codes for MASPEISSLSWGHMKVKGCATAYKDCKVWPGGSRAWDWRETGTDHHPGVQPADLDEVLRKGVEILIIGRGMSEALQVPVNTLDYIKKQGVNVKVFQTEKAVKEYNDLACQGHKVGGVFHSTC